The genomic DNA AAAAAACCGCTCCGCAGGGCGGTTTTTTCGTATATGCATAGTGCTGGCGGGAGGTTTGCGATAAAATGTTAATCAGGCGGCCCGCAGAAAGGAATAAAATTATGCTGTCCATGACAATAGGAGTGAACGTCAAAAAGTACCGAGAGCAAAAAGGATTGTCCCAGGAAAAACTGGCGTATAAATCGAATCTATCCGTAGCCACAATCAGTAAGATCGAGCGGGGGTTGACAAATCCAACAGCAGATGTGATTGAAAGTATAGCGCGGGCCTTAGATGTACCTGTATTATGGCTTGTTGCATAGTTTTATGAGTTGTAAGCGCGGAGTAAACCACGATTGCGGGCCGCCTAATTCGGCCTTTTGACGGGACATATCGTAAATGTGAAGCTGAGAACATAATTCCGTTTTAATATGTGGCGGAGCTTTTAACCTTTCGTTCATGTATCATAGTACGAGTAGTAAGAGACTTGTACATATGTACATGGTCTGTCAAAAAGAATTGGTATATTATGGGGGAAAAGGAGGGGGAATATGCCAGATAGGAACATTGTTGGACGAAATATCAAATATTATCGGGACAAAATAAATATGGTTCAAGAAGAGCTGGCATATCAAGCGGATATAACCACGTCTTATCTGAGTAGAGTTGAAAACGGAAAACAAAAATTGTCGTTTGATATCGCCTGCCGGATCGCACAAGCTTTATGTATTTCTACAGACCAGCTCTATGAGGAGAAGCATGATCAAGCCCACAAGGAAAATTCTCCGCTCGGAATTAGAATGCAGCAGATTGAAAAACAGCTTGAACAAATGCCAGTCAGAAAGCAAATGAAGGCGCTGGGATTGATCTCCTATATTGCATCATCAAGATTTGACGATGAGGGATAGCTGTTTTATGGGCGGAACAAATACGTCTCCTGATACCGCCTATAAATCATAAACCGTCAACCTTTACCGGTTGGCGGTTTTTCATTTGAAACGCAAAAATACCCGCACGCGGCGGGCATCTTTGCAGGGAAACAATATTATTACCCGGGGCATCGGGTGCTGCAAGCTTATCATACTTTAGCGTGCTAATACAATGGGATATATCGTGAATGCGTAACAGAACCAGAAAGATTGTGAGTTGTCCTAAATATTCGTGTGACCGCAAACGATATCATAAAGCGAAATTCATGGCTTGATGTGTGTCTGAGCAGAGAAAACAGCCAATTGCTTTAGCGGACGTATCACTGAAGCAGTGATACGTCCGCGGCCGATCAAATGGTTTTTTAACAACGGGCAGCGAGTGATTAGAAACGCGCTTAAAGCGCGGAGGTCTGTTTGCGTTTCCAGGCGAGCATCGAAAGGAATTCGTGAACGCAGCAGCCGCCGAGATAAGCTGTGATCTGGGTGGGATCGAAGGCGGGAAGCACCTCGACCAGGTCGAAGCTCACGAAATCGAGGTCCCGGATGCTGCGGGTAAGCTTGAGCCCTTCATAGCTTGTGAAACCGCCCACCTCGATCGTCCCGGTGCCGGGGGCATAGGCAGGATCAAAGAAATCGATGTCGAAAGTGAAATGGGTTTTCTTGTCCCCGACCGTTTCCAGGATTTTTGCGGCCGCCCAATCGATCCCGTTTTCATGCAGATCGTGGGCGGTGATGACTGTGAAGCCGAGATCCTCTGACTCACGGATAGTTTCGATCCCGTAGATTCCGCGGATGCCAACCTGGACCGAATGCCGTGTATCGATCAGGCCCTCTTCGGCCGCCCGCCGGAACATGGTCCCATGAGTCAGGCGGTTCCCGTTTTGGATATCGTTGGTGTCGAGGTGGGAGTCAAATTGGACGAGCGCGACCGGCCCGTATTTTTTTGCGATGGCCCGCAGCTGCGGCAGCGTGACAGAATGGTCTCCGCCAAGCCCGATCGGCATCACACCCTGGCCGACAATCTCGTCGTAGACTTTTTCAATCTCTGCGTGACAGGCAGGCAGAGAGCAGGGATCGGTGTTGACGTCCCCGTAATCCACGCCGGAAAGGTAGTCGAAGATATCCACTTCCAGATTGGGATTGCCGGAACGCAGCATGATCGACATTTCACGGATTGCGGCGGGCCCGAAGGCGGCGCCGGAACGGAAGGTCGCGCCGAGATCGCAGGGAATGCCCACGACCGCAAAATCAGCGCCGGAGAGATCGCCGTTCAGAAACGGCAGCTTCATAAAGGTGCGGATGCCGGTGAACCGTGTGTAGATTTTCGGGTCCAACGGGCAGTATTTTGGCTGTTGTGACATATGATTTCCTCCAAATGTATCAATTCGGTCAGACCAGTACTCCGGCCATGACAAGCAGATGCATCACGCCCGCGATCAGCGGGATCGCGATCAGGGTGCGTTCCAGGAAGATGACCACCATTTCCCAAACCTTCACTGGCAGGCCGGAAATGATCATCACGGCGCCGACCTCGGAGAAGTAGATGATTTGGACGAGCGAAAGCACATGGATAAAAAAACGGGCGGCAAGGCTGATTTCCATTTCAGCGATCAGCAGGTTTGGCAGGAACATCTCCGCCACGCCGATGAGAGTAGCGGGGGCGATGACCGACGCATCCGGTACGCCGAACAGGTTGAGGAGCGGAACCATCGGATAGCCCAGCCAGGTAAAGACCGGTGTATACTCCGCGAGGATCATTCCGATGGTGCCGACCGCAAAGACAATTCCAAGCGCTTTGACACAGAGGATCACGCCCTGGGAAAGGCTTTGGAACATCTCCTTCCAGAAGCTCGGCGTTTCGGAGGCCTTCGAGACCGCGCGGTTGAGCGCTTCCCGCCAGATCCCGTGTTCGTATACCATCTTTTCTTTGCGGGCCGACTCCGGCTGCTCAGTCCCGTCGATATAGATGTCCGGTTTGCGGGAAAGGGGCGGGATGCGCGGCATGATAAAAGCCATGACAAAGGTGATGACGAAAGTCACGGGATAGATGATGTAGAACAGGTTCATGATGCCGGCGGTCTGGGCGCAGACGGCGGCAAAACTGACGCTTACCACCGAAAAGGTGGTCGAAATGGTCGCGGCTTCCCGGACGGTATAGCCCTTAGCTTTATAGATGCGGCTGGTCAGGTAGCAGCCGACCGACGAAGTGCCGACAAAGGAGGCCATCGCGTCGAGCGCACTGCGCCCAGGCAGCTTATAAAGCGGGCGCATCAGCGGCTCAAAAAGCGTCCCGATGAATTCCATCGAGCCGAACGCGGTCAGCAGAGAGATGAGCGCCGCGCCAAGGGAAATGGTCCAGAGGATGGTTTTGAGAATCCCAACGATCGATCCGCCGGTATCCGGGCCGATGATCCATTCCGGACCGCAGTTGAAGATGTACATGATGGCGAAGACAGCGGCAAGGACGTAGCCGATCGCCTGATAGGGGGAAACATCGGAATAGAATTGATAAGCCTTTGAATCTTTTTTGGTGCAGAAACGGCAGATGAAATAGGCAATGGAGTTCCCGACGATAATGGCAATGATGAGATAGACCCCGAAATCCCCCAGCAGACCTTTGAGAAAATCGGTGATCACACCAAAGACGATGTTGGTGGAATCCCCCTGTTTGACCGGACAGAAAAAGACCAGACACCCAAGGAATGTGTAAAACAGAAACCGCAGCAGTTGTTTTTGATAGACAGCCGGGTCCATACCGGAAAGTTTTGTGTTGTTTTCTTTAGACATGCGTATCCTCCTCTCATAAATAAATGGGTCGCACACCCAAACTTTATGTCGGAAGGCCGTCCCATTCGCGCGCATGGTTGGCCGTCAACACCCTATTCGTCTTTGGTTTGGTCGCGGATTCCAAGCCGTTCGAGCTTGCGGTAGAAGGTTGCTTTGCTAATGCCCAACGCCTGGATCGCTTTCTGCTTTCCGCCCGGCAGCCCTTCGAAATCTCGGAGCGCCTTGCGTATGGTTTGTTTTTCAATTTCCTTCAGGTCATAAATCTGCGGCGGACGGCTGAGCTTCTGCCGGATTGGATGGGGCAGGCTGGACACAGATACCCGCCGGTCAAAATCATGCTCGCAGACGATGGCGGAAATGGTATTTTCGAGTTCCCGCACGTTCCCTGGCCACGGATAGGCGATAAAAAGCTGGATGACATCCCGCTCAAAGGCCACCATCTTGCCGGAACGGCGGTTGGCGGCGGCAAGCAGCTGCCGCACCAGCAGGGGGATATCCTCCCGGCGGCTGCGCAGAGGCGGAACAAAGATAGTGAAGGACTCAAGTGCATAACACAGTTCTCCAAGAAACCCTCCGCTTTGGGCCAGCTGGTGCAGATCCTGGTTGGAGGAAGCGATCACTCGGACAGTCCGGTTGGGATCTTCGATCGTTGCAAGCAGCCGCTGTTGAAGATGCGGCGGCAGAAGGGTGATTTCATCGATGAAAAGCGTGCCGTTGGGGGCGGTTTCCAATGCGCTGAACAGTTCCCGTTCAAGCAGGCTGTCCGCGGTGATGTGGCAGGGAATTGTTTTAAAAGGTTCCTCCCGGCGCTTGCTTTTATAATGGATGAGCGACCCCAGTACTTTTTTTCCACTGCCGACCTCCCCAAGAATGAGCACGTCGGAATCGAGCGCGGCAAAGCGTTCACATTGCTCCCGCATGGCGATGGTGCGGGGGCTGCTCCCTTCGAGAAAGTGGACGTTGAAATCGTCCAGGAAGCTGAACTCATAAAAACCGTCCCGTTTCCGGTCAAGCCCCTGGAACAGGAAAACCTTGCAGAGTTCATTGCGCTCGTTTCGCAGGATGTGCACCTCCCCTGAAAGGGTGAACTGCTTTTCCCGAATCCGCACAAGATATTCCGCCGCGCTGGTGCCGAGGATACTGGTGCATTGGATAATCGAAAACTGTCGGATTTTTTCCAGGTATTGGATTTGCGAAAGGGAATTCGCAAGCAGCAGCTCTGCCTTGTGATTGAGATACTGCACATGGTTTTGTGAATCGAGCAGGATCACCCCGTCGCTGATCAGGTTGATCAATTTTTCCCGAAGGCTGGAAAGGAGCTCTTCCTGCCGGGAGATGTCATATTCCCGCGCCTTGCTGGCGATCAGGTCGGCGATATTTTCCAGGAAGGCGATGTAATTGTCGATGTTTTGGCAGAGCGCTTCCTTGCGCGCAAGATCGGTGGTGGTGATGGAGATCACACCGATCGCGGCCCCGTCCAACAGGATGGGACAGGTGATTTCCACCTTGTCGTCGCAGTGGTCAAGGTTGCTGCATCCAGCGCAGCGTTCATGTTCGCGGGGATGATCGATAAGGAGTGTCTGCCGGTGGGTAAGAACCCATTGGTAGGAATTTCCCTGCCGGTAGAAGTCATGGGCATACTTGCCGGTGCCGGAAACACGCAGCAGTTTATAATCAATAATGTCAACCTCCACATGCAGAAGGTCTGCGATGACTTTGACATATTGATCGACGCTGGGTTTAATTTTGGTCAGGCTGAACAGGTTCATATGGCCACCCCTTGATTTTTATTATAAAGATAACGATATTGCGCGCAACCGAAAATGCGCCCTTTTGGATTGATAGTTGTGCCCAGACAGAAAAAGGTCTCAAAACAAAACTTTCCCCCACAGCAATTCAAGGATAGAAGAATATAGTTTGTATGTAAAGTATGCGCCAGGAGCCTGCTGTTCTTCATCAAAAAACGCCCGGGTTTTAGAACCCGGGCGAGGACGCATTTCAATTTAGATTTCCCCACCGCAATCTGGATGGGGACGAATGAATCCCGGAACTTGTAGGATTGCGCATCCATAAAACTGCGCACAGCTCCGAATCCTGCGGACGTCTCCCTGCAAAAACACCCGCTTTACGCGGGTGTTTTTGCAGGGAGACGATTATATTTCTAACATCGGTGCTGCAAGTTTACCATATATTAGCATATCGCTGAATTGGATATATCGTAAATATGAATCCAAATTTAAAAGATTGTATGTTCGCCTAAATTTTCAAGTGGCCGAAAACGATTCCCTATGGCAAAATGAATGGGTGTGGGGATGAAACCATTTTGGCACTGTTCAGACGTTTTCCGTTCTGTGTCTGCGGCGGAATGATCCGGCTTTTTATTCCGAGAGGATCTGCCCATTGGTGGAGATGACCACCACGTGCCAGGGTAGGAATTTGCCGCTTGCCTGCAGTGCGCGCTTAACCGCGTTTTCAATTCCACCGCAGCAGGGGACCTCCATACGCACAACGGTGACGCTGTGGATGTCATTTTGCCGGATGATTTCGGTGAGCTTCTCGGCGTAATCGCCTTCATCCAGCTTGGGGCAGCCAATCAGTGCCACCCGGCCACGGATGAAGCGGCGGTGGAAGTAGCCGTAGGCAAAGGCGGTGCAGTCAGCGGCGATTAGCAGATCCGCGCCGGTGAAATAGGGCGCGTTGACTGGGGCAAGTTTGATTTGCACTGGCCACTGGGAAAGTTCGCTGCAGGCAGGCTCCGCGGCTAAAGCGGTCTGCTCGGGCGTGCGGCGGATGTGTTTGCTTTGACTGCCCGGACAGCCGCAGGGGAGCGGCGCGGCCGCTTGCTTGGCGGCCATCACTGCCGCGTGGTCGTAAGCGGGGGCCTCCCGTTCCTCAAAGGTGATCGCCCCGGTGGGGCAGGCCGGAAGGCAGTCGCCCAACCCATCGCAGTAGTCCTCGCGCAGCAGTTTGGCTTTGCCGTTTACCATCCCGATGGCGCCTTCATGGCAGGCCTCGGCGCACAGGCCGCAGCCGTTGCATTTGTTCTCATCAATTTTTATAATTTTGCGTTTCATCATGCAAACCTCTTTCTTTTCCAAAGCCTCTGGTTTTCCGGTTTCTCTGTGGAATATTGTCTTGCGGCAAAGATACTATAACATAAGGGGGGCCGTTTGTATGTTGCAGTTGCAACATACAGCGTTTTTTGATATGCTGAAAAGAATGAACCGCAAAGGGGGCAGAAATTTGGAGCTGTTTGGGGAAATCGGGGAACAGGAACGGGATTCCATGCTGCGGTGTCTGGGCGCGGTCACCCAGAAATACCGGAAAAATGAATATATCTTCCTGGAAGGGGAACGGCTGCACCGGATCGGCGTGGTGATGTCCGGGATGGTGCAGATGGTCAAGGAGGACGTCTGGGGGCAGAAAAGCATCCTGCTTTCGATCGGACCGGGCGAGGTGTTCGGGGAGAGCTTTGTCTGTGGGGAACAGACCGGCAGTATTGTTTCCTTCCCGGCCGCGAGCGACTGCACGGTGCTGCTGCTGGATTTTTACCGGGTCCTGCACACCTGCGGCGCGTCCTGCGAGTTTCATCAGCGGCTGATCGAAAATATGGTGAAGCTCCTGGCACGCAAAAATGTCCTACTGATGGAAAAGATGGAGATCATCTCAAAAAAAACTCTGAGGGAGCGGATCCTTGTCTGGGCATCCCAACAGGCGCAGAGAAACGGCTCGCGGCGGTTCATAAGTCCGATGGGACGCACCGCGCTGGCTGATTATCTCTGCGCGGACCGCAGCGCGCTGAGCCGCGAGCTGGCCCGTATGCGCGCGGAAGGGATCATCGACTTTGACAAAATCAATTTTGAGTTGAAGGAATAAAGGGAATTCCCCGTTACACCGGGGGATTCCCTTTGCGGGATTTACGGCCTGGAATCAGGAAAAACGGCATATTTCCGGCGGGCGGCTTCTGCCGCGCCGCATCGAATGTGTCACAGAAAGCGCATGAATAGCCAATGGTATCAAATTGGAAACTATCGCACAATAAAGTGCTTACTTTACAGCGGGGATATTCGGGCTTATCATGAAAACAAAGGCGGTGAAAAGCCGCCGGAAACATCAGACGCAATGGAGGTCATATCATGAACGAAGTCGTAAAATTCCTGTCCGAAAACCCGGTGCAATATCTTGCCACGGTAGGCCGTGACGGCAAAGCAAAATGCCGCCCTTTCATGTTCTGTTTTGAGCGGGAAGGAAAGCTCTGGTTCTGTACCAACAATACCAAAGAAGTCTATCAGGACATCCAAAAAAATCCGTACATTGAAATTTCGGTTTCCAGCGCCGACTTTGCCTGGCTCCGCCTGAACGGCAGAGCGGTGTTTGAAAATAACCGGGCGGTCAAGGAGGGCTGTATGCATAATCCAATCGTCCAAGGCCAATATCAAACCGCTGACAACCCGATTTTTGTGGTGTTTTATCTGGCGGATGCCCATGCGGTTATCGCTGACTTTTCCGGCGAGCCGCCCAGGGAGTTCAACCTTTGAGAAAATGCTGGAAGGCCCCGGCGCACAGCGGGCGCGCCGGGGCCTTTTTCATATGTGTCCGGACCCGCGCGGCTTTACGCGTGCTGGATTTTGCAGTAAAATGAAAAAAGAATGCTTATCGTGCAAACTTCGAAAACCCTCCGTGTTTTGCAGCAGGAGATCTGTTTTTGCGATGTCCGCAAGGGTTTCGGCAGGAGCGCTGCTTGCACAGCGGCAAATGCGCGCGGGCTGTCCGCGGCGTGAGATTCTAAAAAGACAGGGGTGAATGCATGGAACGTTTGGAACAGATCGAATATTGTATCCGGATGCTGCTCCGTGATCTGCCGCAGTATGCTGCGTGGGCGGAAAGCTTCCCGCCGGACGAACCTTCCC from Anaerotruncus rubiinfantis includes the following:
- a CDS encoding helix-turn-helix domain-containing protein encodes the protein MTIGVNVKKYREQKGLSQEKLAYKSNLSVATISKIERGLTNPTADVIESIARALDVPVLWLVA
- a CDS encoding helix-turn-helix domain-containing protein, which codes for MPDRNIVGRNIKYYRDKINMVQEELAYQADITTSYLSRVENGKQKLSFDIACRIAQALCISTDQLYEEKHDQAHKENSPLGIRMQQIEKQLEQMPVRKQMKALGLISYIASSRFDDEG
- the speB gene encoding agmatinase: MSQQPKYCPLDPKIYTRFTGIRTFMKLPFLNGDLSGADFAVVGIPCDLGATFRSGAAFGPAAIREMSIMLRSGNPNLEVDIFDYLSGVDYGDVNTDPCSLPACHAEIEKVYDEIVGQGVMPIGLGGDHSVTLPQLRAIAKKYGPVALVQFDSHLDTNDIQNGNRLTHGTMFRRAAEEGLIDTRHSVQVGIRGIYGIETIRESEDLGFTVITAHDLHENGIDWAAAKILETVGDKKTHFTFDIDFFDPAYAPGTGTIEVGGFTSYEGLKLTRSIRDLDFVSFDLVEVLPAFDPTQITAYLGGCCVHEFLSMLAWKRKQTSAL
- a CDS encoding YjiH family protein, with product MSKENNTKLSGMDPAVYQKQLLRFLFYTFLGCLVFFCPVKQGDSTNIVFGVITDFLKGLLGDFGVYLIIAIIVGNSIAYFICRFCTKKDSKAYQFYSDVSPYQAIGYVLAAVFAIMYIFNCGPEWIIGPDTGGSIVGILKTILWTISLGAALISLLTAFGSMEFIGTLFEPLMRPLYKLPGRSALDAMASFVGTSSVGCYLTSRIYKAKGYTVREAATISTTFSVVSVSFAAVCAQTAGIMNLFYIIYPVTFVITFVMAFIMPRIPPLSRKPDIYIDGTEQPESARKEKMVYEHGIWREALNRAVSKASETPSFWKEMFQSLSQGVILCVKALGIVFAVGTIGMILAEYTPVFTWLGYPMVPLLNLFGVPDASVIAPATLIGVAEMFLPNLLIAEMEISLAARFFIHVLSLVQIIYFSEVGAVMIISGLPVKVWEMVVIFLERTLIAIPLIAGVMHLLVMAGVLV
- a CDS encoding sigma 54-interacting transcriptional regulator codes for the protein MNLFSLTKIKPSVDQYVKVIADLLHVEVDIIDYKLLRVSGTGKYAHDFYRQGNSYQWVLTHRQTLLIDHPREHERCAGCSNLDHCDDKVEITCPILLDGAAIGVISITTTDLARKEALCQNIDNYIAFLENIADLIASKAREYDISRQEELLSSLREKLINLISDGVILLDSQNHVQYLNHKAELLLANSLSQIQYLEKIRQFSIIQCTSILGTSAAEYLVRIREKQFTLSGEVHILRNERNELCKVFLFQGLDRKRDGFYEFSFLDDFNVHFLEGSSPRTIAMREQCERFAALDSDVLILGEVGSGKKVLGSLIHYKSKRREEPFKTIPCHITADSLLERELFSALETAPNGTLFIDEITLLPPHLQQRLLATIEDPNRTVRVIASSNQDLHQLAQSGGFLGELCYALESFTIFVPPLRSRREDIPLLVRQLLAAANRRSGKMVAFERDVIQLFIAYPWPGNVRELENTISAIVCEHDFDRRVSVSSLPHPIRQKLSRPPQIYDLKEIEKQTIRKALRDFEGLPGGKQKAIQALGISKATFYRKLERLGIRDQTKDE
- a CDS encoding ATP-binding protein, giving the protein MKRKIIKIDENKCNGCGLCAEACHEGAIGMVNGKAKLLREDYCDGLGDCLPACPTGAITFEEREAPAYDHAAVMAAKQAAAPLPCGCPGSQSKHIRRTPEQTALAAEPACSELSQWPVQIKLAPVNAPYFTGADLLIAADCTAFAYGYFHRRFIRGRVALIGCPKLDEGDYAEKLTEIIRQNDIHSVTVVRMEVPCCGGIENAVKRALQASGKFLPWHVVVISTNGQILSE
- a CDS encoding Crp/Fnr family transcriptional regulator, which translates into the protein MELFGEIGEQERDSMLRCLGAVTQKYRKNEYIFLEGERLHRIGVVMSGMVQMVKEDVWGQKSILLSIGPGEVFGESFVCGEQTGSIVSFPAASDCTVLLLDFYRVLHTCGASCEFHQRLIENMVKLLARKNVLLMEKMEIISKKTLRERILVWASQQAQRNGSRRFISPMGRTALADYLCADRSALSRELARMRAEGIIDFDKINFELKE
- a CDS encoding pyridoxamine 5'-phosphate oxidase family protein, translating into MNEVVKFLSENPVQYLATVGRDGKAKCRPFMFCFEREGKLWFCTNNTKEVYQDIQKNPYIEISVSSADFAWLRLNGRAVFENNRAVKEGCMHNPIVQGQYQTADNPIFVVFYLADAHAVIADFSGEPPREFNL